In the Anastrepha obliqua isolate idAnaObli1 chromosome 1, idAnaObli1_1.0, whole genome shotgun sequence genome, one interval contains:
- the LOC129252962 gene encoding gelsolin-like, which yields MEPVINKAFVDAGQKPGVEIWRIENFEPVAYPNVYYGKFYEGDSYIILKTTEDPKSQKLSWDIHFWLGAETTTDEAGAAAIYTVQLDDQLEGVPVQHREVQDHESQLFLSYFKNGVRYEKGGVATGFEHVDVNAVGEKRLFQVKGKRNVRVRQVVLSITSMNRGDCFILDAGEEILVYVGENAKRLERLKAIYAANEIRDQDHHGRAKVNIIDTFSSDVAKEHFFSTLGSGSADEVPDETADEEDGAFEAADIQAVTLYKVSDASGSLEIDKISEKPLRQEMLNTDDSFILDTGSGIYVWVGRGSTQRERTSAMVFADNFLETKSYPKWTQVHRVVEDGEPTPFKQYFTTWQDQGIYHKHLVRTALGYSTDDSDYEEPDDIDSVMQNLKKSGGRAIAFMPDNGEYDIEHIIKFSSESDDDVVRTIVEFEGTTPLIGQYAYIITYRYNAKSGESGKLIYVWEGAKASEAVKERSFNDGLAMAQEENAILVRTGQSHEPRHLLKIFKGKLITPFTEEPKSAQLFRVRGTDASDVHASEVECGSSSLNSGDVFALVTLDHKVYIWIGKGASDFEKTSANERFTHYWPHGKVVIIEEGSEPSEFWEELHGYDRDASNLGAPLLEPRLFHCQLVAWRTKVEEVRDFQQSDLDVDDVMLLDAGDEIYLWVGSGASVEENAKILQMVKKYIKQEPTDRTVDTVSVIRITQGNEPRVFTRMFPTWDKDYWKTVVSYDEVKEQVKKNNARL from the exons ACTACCGAAGATCCAAAGAGCCAAAAACTTTCGTGGGACATTCACTTTTGGTTAGGTGCTGAAACAACCACTGACGAAGCTGGTGCTGCGGCCATTTACACcgttcaactggacgaccaatTGGAAGGTGTACCAGTGCAACATCGCGAAGTTCAAGATCATGAATCACAATTGTTTCTTAGCTACTTTAAAAATG GTGTACGTTACGAGAAGGGTGGTGTGGCTACTGGTTTCGAGCATGTTGATGTGAATGCTGTTGGCGAAAAGCGTCTCTTCCAGGTGAAGGGCAAACGCAATGTGCGGGTGCGACAAGTGGTTTTGTCTATAACGTCGATGAATCGTGGCGATTGTTTCATTTTGGATGCGGGCGAAGAGATACTCGTATATGTGGGTGAGAATGCAAAACGTTTGGAGCGACTAAAGGCTATTTACGCTGCAAATGAAATACGTGATCAGGACCATCATGGACGTGCGAAAGTGAACATTATTG ATACCTTCTCATCGGATGTGGCAAAAGAGCACTTTTTCTCTACGCTCGGCTCAGGTTCAGCTGATGAAGTGCCAGATGAAACCGCTGACGAGGAGGATGGAGCTTTCGAGGCGGCCGATATCCAAGCAGTTACACTTTATAAAGTGTCTGACGCTAGTGGTTCTTTGGAAATTGACAAGATATCTGAAAAGCCTCTTCGCCAGGAGATGCTCAATACAGATGATAGCTTCATTCTCGACACTGGTTCGGGTATTTATGTTTGGGTTGGGCGCGGTTCCACACAAAGAGAAAGGACCAGCGCTATGGTATTTGCTGATAATTTTTTAGAGACCAAATCATATCCGAAATGGACACAAGTGCATCGAGTTGTTGAAGATGGCGAACCAACTCCCTTTAAACAATACTTCACCACCTGGCAAGATCAGGGTATATATCATAAGCATTTGGTGCGCACTGCTTTGGGTTACAGCACCGATGACTCTGATTACGAAGAACCTGATGATATCGATTCGGTTATGCAGAATCTGAAGAAGAGCGGTGGACGGGCCATTGCTTTCATGCCTGACAATGGCGAATATGATATCGagcatattataaaatttagctCGGAATCCGATGATGATGTGGTGCGCACTATTGTAGAGTTCGAAGGTACCACACCTTTAATCGGGCAGTATGCCTACATCATCACATACAGGTACAATGCTAAGAGTGGCGAGTCTGGCAAACTCATCTACGTTTGGGAGGGCGCAAAGGCTAGTGAGGCGGTGAAGGAGCGTTCCTTCAATGATGGTTTGGCTATGGCACAGGAGGAGAATGCCATATTGGTGCGTACAGGACAAAGCCATGAACCACGTCATTTATTAAAGATTTTCAAGGGTAAACTGATTACACCATTTACCGAAGAACCAAAAAGTGCACAACTCTTTCGCGTACGTGGCACCGATGCTAGTGATGTGCACGCAAGTGAGGTCGAATGTGGTTCTTCGTCTTTAAATTCAGGTGATGTATTTGCACTGGTCACGCTCGACCACAAGGTATACATTTGGATTGGAAAG GGTGcctctgattttgaaaaaacatcTGCCAATGAACGTTTTACGCACTACTGGCCTCATGGAAAGGTGGTGATTATAGAGGAAGGCTCTGAACCGTCTGAATTCTGGGAAGAGTTGCATGGCTATGATCGCGATGCGAGCAATTTAGGAGCGCCATTGCTTGAGCCACGTCTTTTCCATTGCCAATTGGTTGCCTGGCGCACCAAGGTGGAAGAGGTCCGTGATTTTCAGCAGTCG GATCTCGATGTGGATGATGTAATGCTGCTGGATGCCggtgatgaaatttatttatgggTAGGATCAGGAGCCTCTGTGGAAGAAAATGCTAAAATCTTGCAAATGGTtaag AAATATATCAAACAAGAACCTACCGATCGTACAGTTGATACTGTGAGCGTAATTCGGATCACCCAAGGCAACGAGCCGCGTGTCTTTACTCGCATGTTCCCCACATGGGACAAAGATTACTGGAAG